A window of Peromyscus eremicus chromosome 7, PerEre_H2_v1, whole genome shotgun sequence contains these coding sequences:
- the Hyou1 gene encoding hypoxia up-regulated protein 1 has product MAATVRRQRPRRLLCWALVAVLLADLLALSDTLAVMSVDLGSESMKVAIVKPGVPMEIVLNKESRRKTPVTVTLKENERFLGDSAAGMAIKNPKATLRYFQHLLGKQADNPHVALYRKRFPEHELNIDPQRQTVRFQISPQLQFSPEEVLGMVLNYSRSLAEDFAEQPIKDAVITVPAFFNQAERRAVLQAARMAGLKVLQLINDNTATALSYGVFRRKDINSTAQNVMFYDMGSGSTVCTIVTYQTVKTKEAGMQPQLQIRGVGFDRTLGGLEMELRLREHLAKLFNEQRKGQKAKDVRENPRAMAKLLREANRLKTVLSANADHMAQIEGLMDDVDFKAKVTRGEFEELCADLFERVPGPVQQALQSAEMSLDEIEQVILVGGATRVPKVQEVLLKAVGKEELGKNINADEAAAMGAVYQAAALSKAFKVKPFVVRDAVIYPILVEFTREVEEEPGVRSLKHNKRVLFSRMGPYPQRKVITFNRYSHDFNFHINYGDLGFLGPEDLRVFGSQNLTTVKLKGVGESFKKYPDYESKGIKAHFNLDESGVLSLDRVESVFETLVEDNPEEESTLTKLGNTISSLFGGGSSSDAKENGTDSVQEEEESPTEGSKDEPGEQGELKEETEAPVEDTSQPPPAEPKGDAVPEGEKPEEKESEDRSGAQKPDEKGQAGPEGVPPAPEEEKKQKPARKQKMVEEIGVELAVLDLPDLPEDELARSVQKLEDLTLRDLEKQEREKAANSLEAFIFETQDKLYQPEYQEVSTEEQREEISGKLSAASNWLEDEGFGATTVMLKEKLAELRKLCQGLFFRVEERKKWPERLSALDNLLNHSSIFLKGARLIPEMDQIFTEVEMTTLEKVINDTWAWKNTTLAEQAKLPATEKPVLLSKDIEAKMMALDREVQYLLNKAKFTKPRPRPKDKNGTRTEPPLNASAGDQGEKVIPPAGQTEEAKPILEPNKEETATETADSEPLEIGGPGAESEQKEQTAGQKRPLKNDEL; this is encoded by the exons ATGGCAGCCACAGTAAGAAGACAGAGGCCAAGGAGGCTACTCTGTTGGGCCTTGGTGGCTGTCCTCTTGGCAGACCTGTTGGCACTGAGCG ACACATTGGCTGTGATGTCTGTGGACCTGGGCAGTGAATCCATGAAGGTGGCCATCGTCAAGCCTGGAGTGCCCATGGAGATTGTATTGAACAA GGAATCTCGGAGGAAAACTCCAGTGACTGTGaccttgaaagaaaatgaaaggttttTAGGTGACAGCGCAGCAGGCATG GCCATCAAGAACCCAAAGGCTACACTCCGTTATTTCCAGCACCTCCTAGGAAAGCAGGCAGATAACCCTCATGTGGCTCTGTATCGGAAACGTTTCCCAGAACATGAGCTAAACATTGACCCACAGAGGCAGACTGTGCGCTTCCAGATCAGTCC GCAGCTACAGTTCTCCCCTGAGGAGGTGCTGGGCATGGTTCTGAATTACTCCCGTTCCTTGGCTGAAGATTTTGCTG AACAACCCATTAAAGATGCAGTCATCACCGTGCCAGCCTTTTTCAACCAGGCCGAGCGCCGAGCGGTGCTGCAGGCTGCCCGGATGGCCGGCCTCAAGGTGCTTCAGCTTATCAACGACAACACCGCCACTGCCCTCAGCTACGGCGTCTTCCGCCGGAAAGATATCAACTCTACTGCACAG AATGTCATGTTCTATGACATGGGCTCGGGCAGCACCGTGTGCACCATTGTGACCTACCAAACCGTGAAGACCAAGGAGGCTGGGATGCAGCCACAGCTGCAGATCCGCGGCGTTGG GTTTGACCGCACCCTGGGTGGCTTAGAGATGGAGCTTCGGCTGCGGGAACACCTGGCCAAGCTCTTCAATGAGCAGCGCAAGGGCCAGAAAGCCAAGGATGTTCGGGAAAACCCACGTGCCATGGCCAAACTACTTCGGGAAGCCAATCGTCTGAAAACGGTCCTGAGTGCCAATGCTGATCACATGGCACAG ATTGAGGGCCTGATGGACGATGTGGACTTCAAGGCAAAAGTGACCCGAGGGGAGTTTGAGGAATTGTGCGCAGACTTGTTTGAGAGAGTGCCTGGGCCTGTGCAGCAGGCACTTCAGAGTGCAGAGATGAGCTTG GATGAGATTGAACAGGTGATcctggtgggtggggccacccgTGTTCCCAAAGTTCAAGAGGTGCTGCTAAAGGCTGTGGGCAA GGAGGAACTAGGAAAGAACATCAATGCAGATGAGGCAGCCGCCATGGGGGCTGTGTACCAGGCAGCGGCCCTCAGCAAAGCCTTCAAGGTGAAGCCATTTGTTGTGCGGGATGCTGTCATCTACCCCATCCTG GTGGAGTTCAcaagggaggtggaggaggagcctGGGGTTCGAAGTCTGAAGCACAATAAACGTGTGCTCTTCTCCAGAATGGGGCCCTACCCTCAGCGCAAAGTCATCACCTTTAACCGCTACAGCCATGATTTCAACTTTCACATCAACTACGGTGACCTGGGCTTCCTGGGGCCTGAGGATCTTCG GGTATTTGGCTCTCAGAATCTGACCACAGTGAAGCTAAAAGGTGTGGGAGAGAGCTTCAAGAAATATCCCGACTATGAGTCCAAAGGCATCAAGGCCCACTTCAACCTGGATGAGAGTGGGGTACTCAGTTTAGATAGG GTGGAGTCTGTATTTGAGACCCTGGTGGAGGACAACCCAGAGGAAGAATCAACTCTTACCA AACTTGGCAACACCATTTCCAGCCTGTTTGGAGGTGGTTCCTCATCAGATGCCAAAGAGAATGGTACTGATTCTGTACAG gaggaagaggagagcccTACCGAGGGGAGCAAGGATGAACCTGGAGAGCAGGGGGAGCTTAAGGAGGAAACTGAAGCCCCCGTGGAAGATACCTCTCAGCCTCCACCCGCTGAGCCGAAGGGTGATGCAGTCCCTGAGGGAGAAAAACCTGAAGAGAAGGAAAGTGAGGACAGGTCTGGGGCCCAG AAGCCAGATGAGAAGGGGCAGGCAGGGCCTGAGGGTGTCCCTCCAGCtcctgaggaagaaaaaaaacagaaacctgccaggaagcagaaaatggTGGAGGAGATAGGTGTAGAGCTGGCTGTCTTGGACCTGCCAGACTTGCCAGAGGATGAGCTGGCTCGTTCTGTGCAGAA ACTTGAGGACTTGACCCTCCGAGACCTAGAGAAGCAGGAAAGGGAGAAAGCTGCCAACAGCCTGGAAGCGTTCATCTTTGAGACCCAG GACAAGCTCTACCAACCTGAGTACCAGGAAGTGTCCACTGAGGAACAGCGGGAGGAGATCTCTGGCAAACTCAGCGCCGCTTCTAACTGGCTGGAAGATGAGGGGTTCGGAGCCACCACTGTG ATGTTGAAGGAGAAGCTGGCTGAGCTGAGAAAGCTATGCCAAGGGCTGTTTTTTCGTGTGGAAGAGCGTAAGAAATGGCCAGAACGGCTTTCAGCCCTGGATAATCTCCTCAACCACTCTAGCATTTTCCTCAA GGGTGCCcggctcatcccagagatggacCAGATCTTCACTGAGGTGGAGATGACAACGTTAGAGAAAGTCATCAATGACACCTGG GCCTGGAAGAATACAACTCTGGCCGAGCAGGCCAAGCTTCCTGCCACAGAGAAGCCTGTGCTGCTTTCAAAAGACATTGAGGCCAAGATGATGGCCCTGGACCGGGAGGTACAGTATCTCCTCAATAAGGCCAAGTTCACCAAACCCCGGCCACGGCCCAAGGACAAGAATGGCACCCGGACAGAACCTCCCCTCAATGCCAGTGCTGGTGACCAAGGGGAGAAGGTCATTCCACCTGCAG GTCAGACTGAAGAGGCAAAGCCCATTTTAGAGCCTAACAAAGAAGAGACTG CTACGGAAACAGCAGACTCGGAGCCTCTGGAAATAGGAGGTCCTGGAGCAG AATCTGAACAGAAAGAGCAGACGGCAGGACAGAAGCGGCCTTTGAAGAATGACGAACTATAA
- the Vps11 gene encoding vacuolar protein sorting-associated protein 11 homolog isoform X1 — MEGQIWFLPRSLQLTGFQAYKLRVTHLYQLKQHNILASVGEDEEGINPLVKIWNLEKRDGGNPLCTRIFPAIPGTEPTVVSCLTVHENLNFMAIGFTDGSVTLNKGDITRDRHSKTQILHKGNYPVTGLAFRQAGKTTHLFVVTTENVQSYIVSGKDYPRVELDTHGCGLRCSALSDPSQDLQFIVAGDECVYLYQPDERGPCFAFEGHKLITHWFRGYLVIVSRDRKVSPKSEFTNRDSQSSDKQILNIYDLCNKFIAYSAVFEDVVDVLAEWGSLYVLTRDGRVHALQEKDTQTKLEMLFKKNLFEMAINLAKSQHLDSDGLAQIFMQYGDHLYSKGNHDGAVQQYIRTIGKLEPSYVIRKFLDAQRIHNLTAYLQTLHRQSLANADHTTLLLNCYTKLKDSSKLEEFIKTKSESEVHFDVETAIKVLRQAGYYSHALYLAENHAHHEWYLKIQLEDIKNYQEALQYIGKLPFEQAESNMKRYGKILMHHIPEQTTQLLKGLCTDYRPSPEGRGDREAPGFRANSEEFIPIFANNPRELKAFLEHMSEVQPDSPQGIYDTLLELRLQNWAHEKEPQAKEKLHAEAISLLKSGRFCDVFDKALVLCQMHDFQDGVLYLYEQGKLFQQIMHYHMQHGQYRQVIAVCERHGEQDPSLWEQALSYFARKEEDCKEYVAAVLKHIENKNLMPPLLVVQTLAHNSTATLSIIRDYLVQKLQKQSQQIAQDELRVRRYREETTRIRQEIQELKSSPKIFQKTKCSICNSALELPSVHFLCGHSFHQHCFESYSESDADCPTCLPENRKVMDMIRAQEQKRDLHDQFQHQLKCSNDSFSVIADYFGRGVFNKLTLLTDPPTARLTPSLEAGLQRDLLMHSRRGT; from the exons ATGGAAGGCCAGATCTGGTTCTTGCCACGTTCCCTACAGCTTACAGGCTTCCAGGCCTACAAACTACGTGTGACACATCTGTATCAGCTGAAGCAGCACAATATTCTGGCATCAGTTGGTGAGGATGAAGAGGGTATTAACCCCCTG GTAAAGATCTGGAACCTAGAAAAGAGAGATGGTGGCAATCCACTCTGCACCCGGATCTTCCCTGCCATCCCAGGGACAGAGCCAACTGTTGTGTCTTGTTTGACGGTTCATGAAAATCTCAACTTTATGGCCATTG GTTTCACAGATGGCAGTGTTACTCTGAACAAGGGAGACATCACCCGGGACCGCCATAGCAAGACCCAGATTTTACACAAGGGCAACTATCCAGTCACTGGACTGGCCTTTCGCCAAGCAGGAAAGACCACTCACTTGTTTGTTGTGACAACTGAAAATGTTCAG TCCTATATCGTTTCTGGAAAGGACTACCCCCGTGTGGAGCTGGACACCCATGGTTGTGGCCTGCGCTGCTCAGCCCTGAGCGACCCTTCTCAGGACCTGCAGTTCATTGTTGCCGGAGATGAGTGTGTTTACCTTTATCAGCCGGATGAACGTGGGCCCTGCTTTGCCTTTGAGGGTCATAAGCTCATCACCCACTGGTTCAGAGGCTACCTTGTCATTGTCTCCCGAGACCGGAAGGTTTCTCCCAA GTCAGAGTTTACCAACAGGGACTCACAGAGCTCTGACAAGCAAATTCTCAACATCTATGACCTGTGCAACAAGTTCATAGCCTACAGCGCTGTTTTTGAGGATGTAGTGGATGTGCTCGCTGAGTGGGGCTCCCTGTACGTGCTGACGCGGGATGGGCGGGTCCACGCATTGCAGGAGAAGGACACACAGACCAAACTGGAG ATGCTGTTTAAGAAGAATCTATTTGAGATGGCAATTAACTTGGCTAAGAGTCAACATCTGGACAGTGATGGGCTAGCTCAAATTTTCATGCAGTATGGAGACCATCTCTACAGCAAGGGCAACCATGATGGGGCTGTGCAGCAGTATATCCG AACCATTGGAAAGTTGGAGCCATCTTACGTGATCCGGAAGTTTCTGGATGCCCAGCGCATCCACAACTTGACTGCCTACCTGCAGACCCTGCATCGGCAATCTCTGGCTAATGCTGATCATACCACCCTGCTTCTGAACTGCTATACCAAGCTCAAGGACAGCTCAAAGTTGGAGGAATTCATCAAG ACAAAGAGTGAGAGTGAGGTCCACTTTGATGTGGAGACGGCCATCAAGGTCCTCCGGCAGGCTGGCTACTACTCCCATGCCCTCTATCTGGCTGAGAACCATGCACATCATGAGTGGTACTTGAAGATCCAGCTAGAGGACATTAAG AACTACCAGGAAGCCCTTCAGTATATCGGTAAGCTGCCTTTTGAGCAGGCAGAGAGTAACATGAAGCGCTATGGCAAGATCCTCATGCACCACATACCGGAGCAGACGACCCAGTTGCTGAAAGGACTTTGTACTGACTACCGGCCCAGTCCAGAAGGCCGAGGTGATCGGGAGGCTCCAGGCTTCCGG GCCAACTCCGAGGAGTTCATCCCCATCTTTGCAAACAACCCGAGAGAGCTGAAAGCTTTCCTGGAGCACATGAGCGAAGTGCAGCCGGACTCGCCCCAGGGCATCTACGACACGCTCCTGGAGCTGAGGCTGCAGAACTGGGCCCATGAGAAGGAGCCACAG GCCAAGGAGAAACTTCACGCAGAGGCCATCTCCTTGCTGAAGAGTGGCCGATTCTGTGATGTGTTTGACAAGGCACTGGTCCTGTGCCAAATGCATGACTTCCAGGATGGGGTCCTTTACCTCTACGAGCAGGGGAAGCT GTTCCAGCAGATCATGCATTACCACATGCAGCATGGGCAGTACCGACAGGTAATTGCCGTGTGCGAGCGCCATGGGGAGCAGGACCCCTCCCTGTGGGAACAGGCCCTCAGCTACTTCGCCCGCAAGGAGGAAGACTGCAAGGAGTATGTGGCAGCTGTACTCAAGCATATCGAGAACAAGAACCTCATGCCACCTCTTCTAG TGGTACAGACCCTGGCCCACAACTCCACAGCTACCCTGTCCATCATCCGAGACTACCTGGTCCAAAAACTGCAGAAACAGAGCCAGCAGATTGCACAGGATGAGCTTCGGGTGAGGCGGTACAGGGAGGAGACCACTCGTATCCGTCAGGAAATCCAAGAGCTCAAGTCAAG TCCGAAGATTTTCCAGAAGACCAAGTGCAGCATCTGTAACAGCGCCTTGGAGCTGccctcagtccacttcctgtgtgGCCACTCCTTCCACCAGCACTGCTTTGAGAGTTACTCGGAGAGCGATGCTGACTGCCCTACCTGCCTCCCTGAGAACCGCAAGGTGATGGACATGATCCGGGCCCAGGAGCAGAAACGAGACCTTCATGATCAGTTCCAGCACCAG cTCAAATGCTCCAACGACAGCTTTTCTGTGATTGCCGACTACTTTGGCCGAGGGGTTTTCAACAAGTTGACTCTCCTGACCGACCCTCCTACAGCCAGACTGACCCCCAGCCTGGAGGCTGGGCTGCAGCGGGACCTGCTGATGCACTCCAGGAGGGGAACTTAA
- the Vps11 gene encoding vacuolar protein sorting-associated protein 11 homolog isoform X2 yields the protein MAAYLQWRRFVFFEKELVKEPLGNDGAAPGAAPASGSTASKFLCLPPGITVCDSGRGSLVFGDMEGQIWFLPRSLQLTGFQAYKLRVTHLYQLKQHNILASVGEDEEGINPLVKIWNLEKRDGGNPLCTRIFPAIPGTEPTVVSCLTVHENLNFMAIGFTDGSVTLNKGDITRDRHSKTQILHKGNYPVTGLAFRQAGKTTHLFVVTTENVQSYIVSGKDYPRVELDTHGCGLRCSALSDPSQDLQFIVAGDECVYLYQPDERGPCFAFEGHKLITHWFRGYLVIVSRDRKVSPKSEFTNRDSQSSDKQILNIYDLCNKFIAYSAVFEDVVDVLAEWGSLYVLTRDGRVHALQEKDTQTKLEMLFKKNLFEMAINLAKSQHLDSDGLAQIFMQYGDHLYSKGNHDGAVQQYIRTIGKLEPSYVIRKFLDAQRIHNLTAYLQTLHRQSLANADHTTLLLNCYTKLKDSSKLEEFIKTKSESEVHFDVETAIKVLRQAGYYSHALYLAENHAHHEWYLKIQLEDIKNYQEALQYIGKLPFEQAESNMKRYGKILMHHIPEQTTQLLKGLCTDYRPSPEGRGDREAPGFRANSEEFIPIFANNPRELKAFLEHMSEVQPDSPQGIYDTLLELRLQNWAHEKEPQAKEKLHAEAISLLKSGRFCDVFDKALVLCQMHDFQDGVLYLYEQGKLFQQIMHYHMQHGQYRQVIAVCERHGEQDPSLWEQALSYFARKEEDCKEYVAAVLKHIENKNLMPPLLVVQTLAHNSTATLSIIRDYLVQKLQKQSQQIAQDELRVRRYREETTRIRQEIQELKSSPKIFQKTKCSICNSALELPSVHFLCGHSFHQHCFESYSESDADCPTCLPENRKVMDMIRAQEQKRDLHDQFQHQLKCSNDSFSVIADYFGRGVFNKLTLLTDPPTARLTPSLEAGLQRDLLMHSRRGT from the exons ATGGCGGCCTACTTGCAGTGGCGGCGCTTCGTTTTCTTCGAGAAGGAGCTGGTGAAGGAGCCGCTGGGTAACGATGGGGCCGCTCCGGGGGCCGCGCCGGCCTCTGGATCCACCGCTTCCAAGTTCCTTTGCCTCCCTCCTGGCATCACCGTCTGCGACTCCGGCCGCGGGAGCCTGGTCTTTGGAG ATATGGAAGGCCAGATCTGGTTCTTGCCACGTTCCCTACAGCTTACAGGCTTCCAGGCCTACAAACTACGTGTGACACATCTGTATCAGCTGAAGCAGCACAATATTCTGGCATCAGTTGGTGAGGATGAAGAGGGTATTAACCCCCTG GTAAAGATCTGGAACCTAGAAAAGAGAGATGGTGGCAATCCACTCTGCACCCGGATCTTCCCTGCCATCCCAGGGACAGAGCCAACTGTTGTGTCTTGTTTGACGGTTCATGAAAATCTCAACTTTATGGCCATTG GTTTCACAGATGGCAGTGTTACTCTGAACAAGGGAGACATCACCCGGGACCGCCATAGCAAGACCCAGATTTTACACAAGGGCAACTATCCAGTCACTGGACTGGCCTTTCGCCAAGCAGGAAAGACCACTCACTTGTTTGTTGTGACAACTGAAAATGTTCAG TCCTATATCGTTTCTGGAAAGGACTACCCCCGTGTGGAGCTGGACACCCATGGTTGTGGCCTGCGCTGCTCAGCCCTGAGCGACCCTTCTCAGGACCTGCAGTTCATTGTTGCCGGAGATGAGTGTGTTTACCTTTATCAGCCGGATGAACGTGGGCCCTGCTTTGCCTTTGAGGGTCATAAGCTCATCACCCACTGGTTCAGAGGCTACCTTGTCATTGTCTCCCGAGACCGGAAGGTTTCTCCCAA GTCAGAGTTTACCAACAGGGACTCACAGAGCTCTGACAAGCAAATTCTCAACATCTATGACCTGTGCAACAAGTTCATAGCCTACAGCGCTGTTTTTGAGGATGTAGTGGATGTGCTCGCTGAGTGGGGCTCCCTGTACGTGCTGACGCGGGATGGGCGGGTCCACGCATTGCAGGAGAAGGACACACAGACCAAACTGGAG ATGCTGTTTAAGAAGAATCTATTTGAGATGGCAATTAACTTGGCTAAGAGTCAACATCTGGACAGTGATGGGCTAGCTCAAATTTTCATGCAGTATGGAGACCATCTCTACAGCAAGGGCAACCATGATGGGGCTGTGCAGCAGTATATCCG AACCATTGGAAAGTTGGAGCCATCTTACGTGATCCGGAAGTTTCTGGATGCCCAGCGCATCCACAACTTGACTGCCTACCTGCAGACCCTGCATCGGCAATCTCTGGCTAATGCTGATCATACCACCCTGCTTCTGAACTGCTATACCAAGCTCAAGGACAGCTCAAAGTTGGAGGAATTCATCAAG ACAAAGAGTGAGAGTGAGGTCCACTTTGATGTGGAGACGGCCATCAAGGTCCTCCGGCAGGCTGGCTACTACTCCCATGCCCTCTATCTGGCTGAGAACCATGCACATCATGAGTGGTACTTGAAGATCCAGCTAGAGGACATTAAG AACTACCAGGAAGCCCTTCAGTATATCGGTAAGCTGCCTTTTGAGCAGGCAGAGAGTAACATGAAGCGCTATGGCAAGATCCTCATGCACCACATACCGGAGCAGACGACCCAGTTGCTGAAAGGACTTTGTACTGACTACCGGCCCAGTCCAGAAGGCCGAGGTGATCGGGAGGCTCCAGGCTTCCGG GCCAACTCCGAGGAGTTCATCCCCATCTTTGCAAACAACCCGAGAGAGCTGAAAGCTTTCCTGGAGCACATGAGCGAAGTGCAGCCGGACTCGCCCCAGGGCATCTACGACACGCTCCTGGAGCTGAGGCTGCAGAACTGGGCCCATGAGAAGGAGCCACAG GCCAAGGAGAAACTTCACGCAGAGGCCATCTCCTTGCTGAAGAGTGGCCGATTCTGTGATGTGTTTGACAAGGCACTGGTCCTGTGCCAAATGCATGACTTCCAGGATGGGGTCCTTTACCTCTACGAGCAGGGGAAGCT GTTCCAGCAGATCATGCATTACCACATGCAGCATGGGCAGTACCGACAGGTAATTGCCGTGTGCGAGCGCCATGGGGAGCAGGACCCCTCCCTGTGGGAACAGGCCCTCAGCTACTTCGCCCGCAAGGAGGAAGACTGCAAGGAGTATGTGGCAGCTGTACTCAAGCATATCGAGAACAAGAACCTCATGCCACCTCTTCTAG TGGTACAGACCCTGGCCCACAACTCCACAGCTACCCTGTCCATCATCCGAGACTACCTGGTCCAAAAACTGCAGAAACAGAGCCAGCAGATTGCACAGGATGAGCTTCGGGTGAGGCGGTACAGGGAGGAGACCACTCGTATCCGTCAGGAAATCCAAGAGCTCAAGTCAAG TCCGAAGATTTTCCAGAAGACCAAGTGCAGCATCTGTAACAGCGCCTTGGAGCTGccctcagtccacttcctgtgtgGCCACTCCTTCCACCAGCACTGCTTTGAGAGTTACTCGGAGAGCGATGCTGACTGCCCTACCTGCCTCCCTGAGAACCGCAAGGTGATGGACATGATCCGGGCCCAGGAGCAGAAACGAGACCTTCATGATCAGTTCCAGCACCAG cTCAAATGCTCCAACGACAGCTTTTCTGTGATTGCCGACTACTTTGGCCGAGGGGTTTTCAACAAGTTGACTCTCCTGACCGACCCTCCTACAGCCAGACTGACCCCCAGCCTGGAGGCTGGGCTGCAGCGGGACCTGCTGATGCACTCCAGGAGGGGAACTTAA